A section of the Telopea speciosissima isolate NSW1024214 ecotype Mountain lineage chromosome 3, Tspe_v1, whole genome shotgun sequence genome encodes:
- the LOC122656271 gene encoding polygalacturonase At1g48100-like, translated as MSGFITTRSLTFLLLICILVWCSSLELCTARRGRHWVDRRAASASLYKKKVKSHGTHGGSIMPKPLKPSKPKSPSPPPPSEGYNNGHSTIFDVLDFGAKGDGATDDTKAFEAAWAEACKVEGSTIVVPSQFVFLVGPISFSGPYCQPDIVFQLEGTIIAPTSSKAWGSGFFQWLLFSKLKGITIRGGGIIDGRGSIWWKDNSLNDPNDDETKLIVPIDQDPVHNNSQIPISNGELSGKMPSLKPTALRFYGSFDVRVTGITIQNSPQCHLKFDNCAGVDVFNISISSPGDSLNTDGIHLQNSKDALIYSSNLACGDDCVSIQTGCSNIYIHNVDCGPGHGISIGGLGKDNTKACVSNITVRDIMMHNTMTGVRIKTWQGGSGSVEGILFSNIQVSEVQLPIVIDQFYCDKSTCENQTSAVALSGITYERIRGTYTVKPMHFACSDSSPCTYVTLTDINLTPLQEKYHLYEPFCWQTFGELSTPTVPPINCLQIGKPSSNRVQSNHDYC; from the exons ATGAGTGGTTTTATTACTACTAGAAGCCTCACATTCTTGCTTCTAATATGCATCCTTGTTTGGTGTTCTAGCCTTGAGCTTTGCACTGCTAGAAGAGGTAGGCATTGGGTGGATAGAAGGGCTGCTTCAGCTTCTCTTTACAAAAAGAAAGTTAAGAGCCATGGTACCCATGGAGGTTCCATTATGCCCAAACCATTAAAACCCTCAAAACCAAAATCTCCATCGCCACCGCCGCCATCGGAAGGATATAACAACGGCCACTCTACCATCTTTGATGTGTTAGATTTTGGAGCTAAGGGAGATGGAGCTACCGACGACACAAAG gCATTCGAAGCTGCATGGGCAGAAGCCTGTAAGGTGGAGGGATCAACGATAGTTGTGCCATCACAGTTCGTCTTTCTTGTGGGACCCATTTCATTCTCAGGTCCATACTGTCAACCAGATATTGTTTTTCAG CTCGAGGGTACGATAATAGCTCCTACAAGCTCCAAGGCTTGGGGGTCTGGATTCTTTCAGTGGCTTTTATTCTCTAAGCTGAAAGGAATAACCATCCGCGGTGGAGGAATCATCGACGGCCGGGGTTCAATCTGGTGGAAGGACAACTCTTTGAATGATCCCAACGATGATGAAACCAAATTAATTGTTCCAATAGATCAAGATCCAGTACATAACAACTCACAAATTCCG ATAAGTAACGGTGAACTAAGCGGGAAAATGCCGAGTCTTAAACCGACG GCTTTAAGGTTCTATGGGAGCTTTGACGTGAGGGTTACAGGCATAACAATCCAGAACAGTCCACAGTGCCACCTTAAGTTTGATAATTGCGCCGGTGTCGATGTCTTCAACATCAGCATCTCCTCCCCCGGAGACAGCCTCAACACTGATGGAATCCATCTCCAGAATTCTAAAGATGCACTCATCTACAGCTCCAACCTAGCTTGCG GTGATGACTGTGTCTCCATCCAGACTGGATGCTCAAACATTTACATACACAATGTTGACTGTGGTCCTGGACATGGCATTAGCATTGGAGGGCTAGGGAAGGACAACACCAAAGCCTGTGTCTCAAACATTACTGTTAGAGATATCATGATGCACAACACAATGACTGGTGTTAGGATTAAGACATGGCAG GGTGGGTCAGGCTCTGTAGAAGGAATACTCTTCTCAAATATTCAAGTTTCTGAAGTACAGCTTCCGATTGTAATCGACCAATTCTACTGTGACAAGAGCACATGCGAGAACCAGACATCGGCCGTGGCTCTATCTGGCATCACCTACGAAAGAATAAGAGGAACATACACAGTAAAACCCATGCATTTTGCATGCAGTGACAGTTCACCATGTACATATGTCACTCTAACTGACATCAACCTAACACCACTCCAAGAAAAATACCACTTGTATGAACCTTTCTGCTGGCAGACCTTTGGGGAGCTGAGCACTCCCACTGTCCCACCAATTAACTGTTTGCAGATTGGCAAGCCATCTAGCAACCGGGTTCAATCCAATCATGATTACTGCTGA
- the LOC122654398 gene encoding peptide deformylase 1B, chloroplastic/mitochondrial has protein sequence MACARWFQPSSISYTLAPFVSRGARLPSTLRRICLFSSNGRSRSCNTMTTATVMEVSALARRALASKEDEVASPADLSFESPLKIVEYPDPILRARNKRIGTFDENLKKLVDEMFDVMYKTDGIGLSAPQVGLNIRLMVFNPVGECGEGEEIVLINPRVYKYSKKMVLFNEGCLSFPGIYADVKRPESVKVDARDITGARFSVNLSGLPARVFQHEFDHLEGTLFFDRMTEEILENIRADLRALEKKYEESTGFPSPEKIDTRKTQKVVAGFGRS, from the exons ATGGCGTGTGCTCGTTGGTTCCAGCCCTCCTCCATATCTTACACACTGGCTCCTTTCGTCTCTCGAGGAGCGAGACTTCCCTCTACCCTGCGCCGCATCTGCCTATTCTCTTCCAACGGCCGATCCCGTTCCTGCAATACCATGACCACAGCTACAGTAATGGAGGTTTCTGCACTGGCAAGGCGAGCCCTTGCATCTAAAGAGGACGAAGTAGCATCTC CCGCTGATCTCTCATTCGAGTCACCTCTCAAAATCGTGGAGTATCCTGACCCAATACTGAGAGCGAGGAACAAGCGTATTGGTACCTTTGATGAGAATCTGAAGAAGTTAGTCGACGAGATGTTTGATGTAATGTACAA AACCGATGGCATTGGGCTTTCGGCACCTCAAGTCGGACTCAATATTCGACTTATGGTGTTTAATCCTGTCGGCGAATgtggtgaaggagaagaaattgTTCTAATAAACCCCCGAGTCTACAAATATTCTAAGAAGATGGTGCTTTTCAATGAAGGTTGCTTATCCTTTCCTGGAATTTATGCGGATGTAAAG AGACCAGAATCTGTGAAGGTTGATGCTCGTGATATTACGGGTGCAAGATTTTCAGTTAACTTGTCAGGCCTCCCTGCAAGGGTTTTCCAGCATGAGTTTGACCATTTGGag GGAACTCTTTTCTTTGACAGAATGACTGAAGAAATTCTTGAGAATATCCGTGCAGATCTACGG GCCTTGGAAAAGAAGTATGAGGAGAGTACTGGATTTCCAAGCCCTGAAAAGATTGATACCCGTAAAACACAGAAGGTAGTTGCTGGCTTTGGAAGATCATGA